ttgaagaattgtGCTAACTTTCCTCACAAAAATACTCTGTAAACTTGCTTGGAATTGCAGTGAATCTCTTTAAAAGAACTTATTATTCTTTCCATAAAATCAATATACCTAATATACCTATTCATTTATGTAGATATtgtgtttcatagttttcttcAAATAGATCTTGAAAGTTTCTGAAGTATATACGTTGGTAAGTTTAGccattgttctttttctaaaggattttttttactataattttaattGGTATATAATAGCCTAGGGATATTTAATTGTTCAGTTTGTATCAGATAACATTTCTGCCTAGTTTACATAGGCTAgaatcttctttgattttttaaaaagatatacaatTATTTTATCTGCAAATAATGTTTGtcacttttctaaatatttgttcccttaatattttctattagttGTTGGACAAGACccatcaaaatattgaaaaataactgtTAAGATATGCTTGACTGTTAGTTTTATATCTATTCATTACTCTGCCATGAAGATTAGTTCTAACTCTGGAAATGGAAAGGGAATGTGAGCTTCTCTTTAAGGAGTGGATGTGAGAAACAGAGTTGTGCATAACTTTAACCTGTACAAGCAGttctgaggaagaaagaaattgcagggtgcagaaggagtgggCAGGGCTCTCAGAAACtagtttcaaaatgttttttgagtCTTATCTTTTATACATTGGAAACAATAATAACTGTCTCATGGATTTCAAAGATATTGTTAATAACAACGGACTCCAGGAAATGCACAATAGATGATAATGAGTGTTATTAATGCCAAATGACATTGTGCAAATCGAGAGGAAAGTGTGTAGATTAGGGGATGTATAAATGAGCTACTGAGTTCAATGACCAAAAAGCAGCTATTTTTTACTGATATTCCAGAGAATGCtctttatgttaaaaacaaatgacTCTGGGAACAGGATCACAGAATACTATATCATCCATTActtaacttttttcccccttggtcAGAGTGATTCTTTATGACCATTTTgtaaatatgatgaaaaatatCAACTTTCATATATGATAATAAGCAGTTCACAGCATGATATTCTAACTGGTTCAAAATCAcatcatttgttttcttcctaaaACTACTTGGAAGGTTGCACAGTAAGCATCATTATTTTCTCCTCACAGGTGGTTCATTTGTGGGTTGATATGCAGCAAACTCAGTATGATTTTTTGTACTGGTGCTACTAAAAGATCCAAGGggagaataaatataaatggctTTCAATGGTTgaagtgaaggaaaagaaaaccagacTTTTGGCATAAGAAAACCATGTATAAAGTCATAAATCAAGAACCAAACTTTGGATATTGATTAGAAAATATCTAAGTTATGCAGGTTTTCTGAAATAACTAATGCACTTCTTATCTTGATGCTCTTCTATAAACAGGGACAGACACTCATGGGAGAGGAGAACCAAACCTCTGTGACAGAGTTTATCCTCCTGGGCCTCTCACAGGACCCACACACCCaagtccttctcttcctccttttcctcatcATCTACCTGCTGACCTTGCTGGGAAACCTGCTGATGGTGGTGCTCATTCACATGGACTCCAGACtccacactcccatgtacttcttccttagAAACCTGTCCTTTGCTGATCTCTGTTTCTCTACTACCACTGTGCCCCAGGTGCTCGTCCACTTCCTGGTGAGGAGGAAAACCATTTCCTTTGCTGGGTGCTCAATTCAGATCATTGTTCTGCTTCTGACTGGGTGTACAGAGTGTGCTCTTCTGGCGGTGATGTCCTATGATCGGTATGTGGCTGTGTGCAAGCCTCTGCACTACTCCACCATCATGACCCACTGGGCATGCGTCAGGCTGGCTGTGGGGTCCTGGGCCAGTGGAGCATTTGTGTCCCTGGTGGACACCACATTCACCTTGCGTCTTCCCTACCGAGGAAACAATATCATTAACCACTTTTTCTGTGAGCCTCCTGCCCTcctgaagctggcctcagcagATACTTACAGCACAGAAATGGCCATCTTTGCCATGGGCGTGgtgatcctcctggctcctgTCTCCCTCATCCTGGTCTCCTACTGGAACATCATCTGCACTGTGATCCAGATGCATTCTGGAGAGGGGAGGCTCAAGGTCTTCTCTACCTGTGGCTCCCATCTCATTGTTGTCATCCTCTTCTATGGGTCTGGAATATTTGCCTACATGAGGCCAAACTCCAAGACCACAAAAGAGCGAGATAAAATGATCTCTGTGTTCTATACAGTGGTGACTCCAATGTTGAACCCCATTATTTATAGTCTGAGAAACAAGGATGTCAAAGGGGCTCTCCAGAGAGTAACTGCAAAATAATCGTTTTGGAGGTGGAGATCTTGGATTATGATGACCATTTTAGGGATGTGGAGAGAAGggatttttcttgaaaatttcctattttcatgccattgtttcattttttccccttctgttttGTGTCATTCTTTGAAGGAAATATCTACTCTTAATATACTAAAGACAGGGCCCTCTATTCACTGTACACTATGTGCTGTCTCCACCCTGTCAGAGATATCCTTTTCTCCCCCAGTCCTGTCTAATCGGGGTGTTTATTACTCAATAAGAATCCTCCTTATTGGTGTCATCATCAACCTCTCACAATCACTGTTAATCAGAatgtttaattcttcattttctgcCACAGTTTCTAGTACAATTGTGAAAACATTATTCACACTTCCTTGTGTGAATAATGGATTGGAATTTTTCAGGACCTGCTATGCTGCCAGACACTTATTTTATGATGTTTCAATTTAAATACTTTCCAGAACAAAAAGAATTATAACTTATTATAATGCTTAAATAGAGTAATTGTAAAACTAAGAATAAACATAACAAACCTCTTGAGGAACCATCCTTTGCCACATAACAGCATTTCAGCCTGTGATGAACTGAGAAGTTCACATCAGACTGCATGGCCTATTGATGCTGTGGCCATTGTAATCGGTGTCCTATGGTGTATGTTGCTTCTAGAGTGAGAAAATTTTGCACAACCAATTGCTTAAATGCATCACTGTCATAATGAAGACCTGGTGATTTGCATACAAATAACTCACTAAGTGTTTGCTAATTGAGAAAATTACAGATGAGATTAGAACTTTAGATAGATAAACACAATAATCAGATTCCCTTCAAACTAGAAATTAAAAGATTAGATTAAAATTATCTTCATATAATGAACATCACAGTGAGTtataaggttttgaacaaccaataaaaaaaaaaaacacaatctgttttttcagagaaataaaatttatttactttctgaGGTCAttcccgaaaaaaaaaaaaaaatgaacatcacAGATTGGATAGTATCTACCAGAATGTCAACCACATAAATTCTTTGAAGTATTGTGAATCTGTGAtcacaaaaaaatgacaaaattaattttccaattaattataaccttttaaaataaagctcCTAATATAAAAGGATCTGTTCATCTCATCTCAAGTCAACCTATAGAAAAATTGGTTACTCTGGAGCATAAGCACCTCTGCAGAATATGATACAATTAGTTAATCCTATGACAAGACCATGTATCtatttatgctgctataaataatGTAGAGGGAGTCATTTAGAAagagcaaaaatttatttcttgctgtttgggaggctgagagttAAGATCCAGGGTCAAATGGAGTCAGGGTTTAGGAAAGGCCTATGTCTGCTTCCAACCTGGCAACTCGTAGCTGTATCCTGCAAAAGGGACAACCATTGTTCCCACATGGCACAGTGTGGAAGGACAAGTGAGCTGAACACTGTGTGGATTCTATCTTATAAGGGCTGGAAACACATTAATGTTGGGTGAACCTCACGACCTTACCAGTTCTTCATGACCTTCACCTCTTAATACTATCATATTGCCATTAAATTTCAACCTGGATTTTGGAGCGGGTACAGTCAAACTATAGCATTCTATCTGTGACATACAAAATCCATGTCTCATATGAAAAATACATCTGTTGCACATCAATAGCCTCCAAAGTCTTCATACATTTCAGCACCAACCCAAAACTCTGAAGTCCAGAGTAATTTACATAAGATAAGGGTGAGACTGAGGCACATTGCTCTCTAGCTGTTAACCTGTGAGATCAAACAAGTTAAGTACTTTCAAAATTCAGTGATGGAGAAAGGAGATGCTAGATATTCCCTGTTAAAAAGGGAGCAGTGGGATAGAAAGGAGGAGTAACAGGTCACAAGTAAGTCTGAAACCCAACCAGAGAAGTTACACTAAAAATATGAATCTTGAGAATAATCTTTGACTCCATATCATACTTTTGGTCACACTGGGACAAGATTTGGGCCCCCAAACCCTTGTCAAGCCGATGTCTGCTGACTGTTGCCCATGCTGCAGCTTTCAGAGATTAGGTTTGGGTACCTGCAGGTTTCCCAGGTTAGTATTGCACACTGGTAGATCTATAGTACTAAAGTCTCAGGGTCGGTCTTAACCTCAAGGTTTGTTGTGGAAACCTCACTCTTGGAGAAAAGTTTAGTTGGCCCCCAAGACTGTCTGaagcatctttttatatttaggtGGAGACAGCTGTGACTTCACTACCCAGGCACTCATTATGCTTGCAAAATTAGCATCATGTGGCTACTAATAAGGCTTACTAGTTGTACCACAGGAGCACTGGTCCAAGCTGTGCCCAAGTGCACCTGAGCCATAGGTAGGGTACCCAAGGAGCACTGCACCAGAATTGGGGGAGCAGAGACTTGAGGACATCATGGGATGGCCTGTTGTGGAACTCCTTAGCTGACACAGGTTGTATGTTTTGCATTTAATCAACTCACGATATTGATTTCAATTGCACAGTGTAACTTCATTTACTCAGTGTATATCTAACTCATGTACtcactaaatatttattgcaCACTCTACTAAGTGTTTAATACATGGCAATGAATTATGTTtactgtgggagaccaaccttacacgtgactgaaTCACACTCCCCTGCTGAGTGCTGAgatgctcagtcacagaaatgtggcagagctttccccacccttcttgtgTTCGGGGGtcagtgtctcgtgcatgggtgtgtcttgctacagccccatgggtgaagctatgctcacctgttcctttgtaatataattccttgccctgtttaggatagaaacTTCCATGGAAGTgtcttgtgtgtgtccccttctcttactgtgctctTGGGTGTTGCCTaaccaggtgtcagtcaacctgctgacagtggacatcatgaagatactcagccccctgaaacatgaccccttgcctcatttgaacagcttctcctcaataaaaggggtcagcatgtgctctcactctctctctccctgcgaactcttaaggtcagagaagctgtcacagcgaccccaaagaaaaagctatttgtgtctcttgtgtggttattttgcacagcccagttagcccagttcaactggagtgacccctgagccttttagtcacgagaacagaaacccggcagttTATAATTCCTACTTCCATAAAACTTGAACTCAAGTTCAAGGGTGATAAAGCATAAAAATCACAATACATATATGTCTGACATCAGGGagtgttataaaaagaaataaaccaaaggAAGGGGGATTGCAATTTCAAGTGGGTGATCAGGGAAAGCTACATTATAGTTAAAGGACTTTTCAAATCTCTCAGAATTTAGCAATTGTACTGAGGGGCCAAAAtattgagaagaaaggaaaacccACGAAGGAGAGATTTGGGAGAAGAAGGTCCAGGCAGAAAAACAGGGAGGCTAATGACTTGAACAGGAATATGATGATTGAGATTCAGACTTAGAAGATGTgttatgaggggctggggatgtggctcaagtggtaacacgcttgcctggcatgtgcagggcatgcgtggggcgctgggttggatcctcagcaccacataaaataaaataaagatattgtgtccgccaaaaactgaaaaataaatattaaagaaattctctctctctcttaaaaaaaaagaagatgtgtTATGAGTTAACAGAGAGTGATAATGAAGGGCATTATAGGAAGAGGTAGAATCACATCAATAGGGTATTTGTATCAATTTCCTGGGGGCTATcttaacaaattatcacaaaatttGTGCcttaaaaaaagcataaaaatagaaaaacaaacaaaccaacaaataacagcagcagcaacaacaacaacaacaacaacaaaaacaggacaaaaagttctggaggccagaagtcctaAATCAAGACGTCAGTAGAACAAGCTCCCCCTCAAGGCTCTGGAGGAGGAGGCTTCCTTCCTCTTTCAGTTCTTCTGGCTTCTAGgctttactttcctttttttctgtttatttttttatttttttaaattttagagacagggtcttcctgggtagctgagttgcttggggccttgctaatttgctgaggctggctttgaacttatgatcctcctgcctcagtctccccagccattccctgtttttttatttattttctatttttttagcaTAAATCCAATCTCTACT
This portion of the Ictidomys tridecemlineatus isolate mIctTri1 chromosome 4, mIctTri1.hap1, whole genome shotgun sequence genome encodes:
- the LOC106145521 gene encoding olfactory receptor 2D3, with the translated sequence MGEENQTSVTEFILLGLSQDPHTQVLLFLLFLIIYLLTLLGNLLMVVLIHMDSRLHTPMYFFLRNLSFADLCFSTTTVPQVLVHFLVRRKTISFAGCSIQIIVLLLTGCTECALLAVMSYDRYVAVCKPLHYSTIMTHWACVRLAVGSWASGAFVSLVDTTFTLRLPYRGNNIINHFFCEPPALLKLASADTYSTEMAIFAMGVVILLAPVSLILVSYWNIICTVIQMHSGEGRLKVFSTCGSHLIVVILFYGSGIFAYMRPNSKTTKERDKMISVFYTVVTPMLNPIIYSLRNKDVKGALQRVTAK